The following proteins are encoded in a genomic region of Xanthomonas cassavae CFBP 4642:
- a CDS encoding MBL fold metallo-hydrolase: protein MPEPLMSCSRRALLQLAASAGIVSMVGPLAAASSSGASQVRANGNAAAPAPFPAKGSVLVLLGTKGGPTPSPLRAAAANALVIDGQPYLVDCGNGVAQQLAKAGIALPALRDIFLTHHHSDHNADLLNVVWLAWASGLQTPVHLYGPPGIGAMVDAFVAMNATDIEARMREEGRPPFRPLIHVHEFDQPGTVLQNDQVEVTAALVDHYTLKPAFAYRFAARDRSVVFSGDTRYLPALAEFARGTDVLVHEVMHLPALAKMLKTSDNAPTLLDHLLKSHSTSEEVGRIAAAAHAKLLVLTHFVPGGDPSITDAMWSEGARTHYAGPIVVGADLMRL, encoded by the coding sequence ATGCCCGAACCCCTCATGTCGTGCTCCCGTCGGGCGCTGCTGCAGCTGGCAGCGTCCGCCGGGATAGTGAGCATGGTCGGCCCGCTCGCGGCAGCGTCCAGCTCCGGCGCCAGCCAGGTGCGCGCAAATGGCAACGCGGCGGCGCCTGCACCGTTTCCGGCCAAGGGCAGCGTACTGGTATTGCTGGGCACCAAGGGCGGGCCGACGCCGTCGCCGCTGCGTGCAGCGGCCGCCAATGCCCTGGTGATCGACGGGCAGCCCTACCTGGTCGACTGCGGCAACGGTGTCGCGCAGCAGCTGGCCAAGGCCGGTATCGCGCTGCCGGCACTGCGCGATATCTTCCTGACCCATCATCACTCCGACCACAACGCCGACCTGCTCAACGTGGTGTGGCTGGCCTGGGCCAGTGGCCTGCAGACGCCGGTGCATCTGTACGGGCCACCGGGCATCGGCGCGATGGTGGATGCGTTCGTGGCGATGAATGCCACCGACATCGAGGCGCGCATGCGCGAGGAGGGACGCCCGCCATTCCGGCCGTTGATCCATGTGCACGAGTTCGACCAGCCCGGCACGGTGCTGCAGAACGATCAGGTGGAAGTCACCGCTGCCCTGGTGGACCACTACACGCTCAAGCCGGCGTTTGCGTACCGCTTCGCGGCACGCGACCGCAGCGTGGTGTTCTCCGGCGACACGCGCTATCTGCCGGCACTGGCCGAATTTGCCAGGGGCACCGATGTTCTGGTGCATGAGGTGATGCACCTGCCCGCGCTGGCAAAAATGCTCAAGACCAGCGACAACGCCCCGACCTTGCTCGACCATCTGCTCAAGAGCCATTCCACCAGCGAGGAAGTCGGCAGGATCGCCGCCGCTGCCCACGCGAAACTGCTGGTACTCACCCACTTCGTGCCTGGTGGCGACCCATCGATCACCGATGCGATGTGGAGCGAGGGCGCACGCACGCACTACGCCGGCCCGATCGTGGTCGGCGCCGACCTGATGCGGTTGTAG